The following are encoded in a window of Octopus sinensis linkage group LG23, ASM634580v1, whole genome shotgun sequence genomic DNA:
- the LOC115223709 gene encoding proteoglycan 4-like, producing MGVDENNMDFIEEKEMNEILDTAISDMLGRIKQSLEDEIPAKPLPPMVPIPIREEEPKKLVKVLEDLGVQTDAIAMDGEKKMQYQINIQEHARPACSPLHINLSLPPHTCPSTTPSSCPAPVKSTAEPREEPKSTDNVSVQTDKIGDVPSTPKTQTDVQKQAKPGASPIHINVTMPHICQPETAKPTPAAPQPDSAAEQKKKPELKEIGVQYDNMDAGTKEDVPPETTPAAPQPDSAAEKPKKPDLKEIGVQTADMDADKKEDVPPETTPAAPQPDSAAEKPKKPKLFKEIGVQTADMDADKKEDVHPPLTVQLIIEESPATAGSTETPEPQKEGKAVETVSVQTEETAADREKPVLYDINIQEHARPENTPLRINFNLPPHTCPKSVSEPTPEEESQESSDSQKEDQVTGGVGVQTVETGDDRPKPVRYKINIQEHERPASSPLHITVNQPRHTCPASTGQSPPATPQPAEKPRIMKDLSVQTGENGAEKSSPNQYQFNMPKQSGPGSSPISIHVNVPPHDCQSSMSSTVKRPSIRDISDSQQPPKRPKQVGDMSVQTDDATSKPKITQVDKHGHVYINVKVPPHNCTLQTANPNLDNSTQAIRKQSKPATFNKDVGM from the exons CCAAACCACTGCCACCAATGGTCCCCATACCCATACGAGAGGAAGAGCCCAAAAAATTAGTTAAAGTCCTTGAGGACTTAGGAGTACAGACAGATGCAATAGCCATGGATGGTGAAAAGAAAATGCAGTACCAGATCAACATTCAGGAACATGCACGCCCAGCCTGCTCACCACTCCACATCAACTTGAGCCTGCCTCCTCATACTTGCCCGTCAACAACACCATCCAGTTGTCCAGCTCCAGTTAAATCGACTGCAG AGCCAAGAGAAGAACCTAAAAGTAcagataatgtcagtgtgcaaacTGATAAGATTGGTGATGTTCCCAGTACACCGAAGACACAAACTGATGTCCAGAAGCAAGCAAAACCAGGTGCTTCACCAATCCATATCAATGTGACCATGCCTCACATCTGTCAACCGGAAACAGCCAAACCCACTCCAG CTGCACCACAGCCAGACTCTGCAGCAGAGCAAAAAAAGAAGCCTGAACTTAAGGAAATTGGTGTGCAATATGATAATATGGATGCTGGCACAAAGGAAGATGTGCCCCCTGAGACCACTCCAG CTGCACCACAGCCAGACTCTGCAGCAGAGAAACCAAAGAAGCCTGATCTTAAGGAAATCGGTGTGCAAACTGCTGACATGGATGCTGACAAAAAGGAAGATGTGCCCCCTGAGACCACTCCAG CTGCACCACAGCCAGACTCTGCAGCAGAGAAACCAAAGAAACCTAAACTTTTTAAGGAAATCGGTGTGCAAACTGCTGACATGGATGCTGACAAAAAGGAAGATGTACACCCACCATTAACAGTTCAACTTATCATAGAAGAGAGTCCAG CCACAGCAGGGTCAACAGAGACCCCTGAGCCGCAAAAGGAGGGTAAAGCTGTTGAAACTGTGAGTGTGCAGACTGAGGAGACAGCTGCTGACAGAGAAAAGCCGGTACTGTACGATATCAACATCCAAGAACATGCACGGCCAGAAAATACACCACTTCGTATCAATTTCAACCTGCCTCCGCACACTTGTCCAAAATCAGTATCTGAACCTACTCCAGAGGAGGAATCTCAAG AATCATCTGACTCACAAAAAGAAGATCAAGTTACTGGTGGTGTGGGTGTACAAACTGTTGAGACAGGTGATGATAGGCCGAAACCAGTGCGGTACAAGATCAACATCCAAGAACACGAGCGCCCAGCTTCCTCACCACTCCATATCACTGTGAACCAACCTCGTCATACCTGTCCAGCATCAACAGGTCAATCCCCTCCAG CTACACCACAGCCGGCCGAAAAGCCTAGAATTATGAAGGACCTGAGTGTACAGACAGGTGAGAATGGTGCTGAAAAGTCAAGCCCAAACCAGTACCAGTTCAATATGCCAAAGCAGTCAGGTCCGGGATCCTCACCAATAAGTATCCATGTGAATGTACCGCCTCATGACTGTcaatcatcaatgtcatcaacaGTTAAACGGCCGTCAATCAGAGACA tttcagactCACAACAGCCACCAAAAAGACCTAAACAAGTTGGGGACATGAGTGTACAGACTGATGATGCTACTAGCAAACCAAAGATAACGCAGGTAGACAAGCATGGACACGTGTATATCAATGTGAAGGTACCTCCTCACAACTGTACCCTGCAGACAGCCAACCCCAACTTAGACAACAGCACTCAAG